A window from Populus trichocarpa isolate Nisqually-1 chromosome 3, P.trichocarpa_v4.1, whole genome shotgun sequence encodes these proteins:
- the LOC18097069 gene encoding probable disease resistance RPP8-like protein 2, whose product MAEAAVSFVIQRLADSLDKLEFHTDVRREVERLQDELRRMRCFLRDADAKQDVDERVCNWVSDIRNVAYDAEDLIDTFTLKISPLKKKHFIRKYTSLVKEWKQRSKIAEGLAALRSRLQDISASRDTYGIQNIGEGTTTASETMRKLRRSSPRSEERDIIGLENDTAKLVEQLIQMGDRWSAVSIVGMGGIGKTTLGIKIYNHGAIRARFPSRAWIYVSQEFSARDILQRVIRQIASPRERLEALTDEELEDLVYENLRRKRYLVVLDDIWSTKAWDCLKKAFPADRSNGSRLLLTTRNKNAALHVDPQTTPYDLEFLSKQNSWELFCKKAFIDGSDTTCSPLLEEIGKEIVERCAGLPLAIIVIGGLLSRKRRPSEWERILNNLDAHFARDPNGVSAILALSYNDLPFYLKSCFFYLGHFPEDYSIHAHKLFRLWIAEGLIPHQGERMEDVAEDYLNELIQRNMVQAERMSVNGRVKQCRLHDLLRDLSTSKAKAQNFLQIPGDENFTSLARCRRHPIYSDSHLSSLGFFSPHLRSLLFFRVVTRVRYRYFIGRHVYGFYELSNANFDYISRNFRLLRILELEGISCGRIPSTIGDLIHLSYLGLKETNIQVLPSTLGSLCNLQTLDIARNLHLRIVPNVIWNMRNLRHLYMCGQSGGFLRIDNLKHLQTLSGIDVSRWKQNNSAHLTSLRKLKMRGNLSLDTIAIFDSISALLQLRSLYLRAEGAEFPTLSQLGSLHSLVKLHLKGGITRLPSLQEFPPNLSQLTLEYTHLEQVSIEVLEKLPKLSIFRLKAKSYSKEELGISANGFPQLEFLEFNSLESLTELKIEASALPRLEIFQIVNCKELRMLPEEMKLMTSLHELVVQDMPRFFVRRLQGVDLQKVQHIPLIRYM is encoded by the coding sequence ATGGCCGAAGCAGCGGTTTCCTTTGTTATACAAAGGCTCGCTGATTCGCTTGACAAACTTGAATTTCATACCGATGTGCGTAGAGAAGTAGAGCGGTTACAAGATGAACTCAGGAGGATGCGTTGCTTCTTAAGAGATGCTGATGCAAAGCAAGATGTGGACGAGAGAGTGTGTAATTGGGTGTCTGATATCAGAAATGTTGCTTATGATGCTGAAGATCTCATTGACACGTTTACCCTGAAGATTAGTCCTCTGAAGAAGAAGCATTTTATCAGAAAATACACTTCCCTTGTTAAGGAGTGGAAACAAAGATCCAAGATTGCCGAGGGTCTTGCTGCCCTCCGTTCCAGACTCCAAGATATCTCTGCCAGCCGTGATACTTACGGTATCCAAAACATTGGAGAGGGGACTACTACTGCAAGTGAGACAATGAGGAAGCTGAGAAGATCATCTCCTCGCAGCGAGGAAAGGGATATTATTGGCTTGGAGAATGATACGGCTAAACTGGTGGAGCAACTCATTCAAATGGGGGATCGTTGGAGTGCTGTTTCTATAGTTGGAATGGGCGGTATTGGTAAAACCACTCTTGGTATTAAGATATATAATCACGGTGCCATTAGGGCTCGCTTTCCTTCCCGTGCTTGGATTTATGTATCGCAGGAGTTTAGTGCAAGAGATATTCTGCAGCGAGTCATAAGACAAATTGCATCGCCTAGAGAAAGGCTTGAAGCTTTGACAGATGAAGAGTTGGAGGACTTGGTGTATGAAAATTTACGGAGGAAACGCTATCTGGTGGTTTTGGATGATATCTGGAGCACCAAGGCCTGGGATTGCCTTAAAAAGGCCTTTCCCGCGGATAGAAGTAACGGTAGCAGATTGTTGCTTACAACTAGGAACAAGAATGCTGCTCTGCATGTAGATCCTCAAACTACTCCCTATGATTTGGAATTCCTAAGTAAACAGAACAGTTGGGAGTTGTTCTGCAAGAAAGCATTTATTGATGGCAGTGACACAACTTGCTCGCCCTTATTAGAGGAAATTGGGAAAGAGATTGTGGAGAGATGTGCTGGTTTACCACTGGCCATTATTGTAATTGGAGGCTTGCTATCAAGAAAAAGGAGGCCTAGCGAATGGGAAAGAATTCTTAACAACTTGGATGCACATTTTGCTCGAGACCCAAATGGCGTTTCCGCGATACTTGCTTTGAGCTACAATGACTTGCCATTTTACTTGAAATCTTGCTTCTTTTATTTAGGCCATTTCCCAGAAGATTATTCTATTCATGCCCACAAATTATTTCGGCTATGGATTGCAGAGGGTTTGATTCCACATCAAGGAGAAAGAATGGAGGATGTTGCAGAGGATTACTTGAACGAGCTGATACAGCGAAACATGGTTCAAGCAGAAAGAATGAGTGTCAACGGGAGGGTCAAGCAATGCCGTTTGCATGATCTGCTACGAGACCTCTCCACCTCGAAGGCAAAGGCACAGAATTTTCTTCAGATTCCGGGTGATGAAAATTTCACATCTTTGGCTAGATGTCGTCGCCATCCAATATATTCTGATTCTCATTTGTCTAGCTTGGGATTTTTCAGTCCACACCTCCGTTCCCTCCTCTTCTTTAGAGTTGTCACTAGAGTTCGTTATCGATATTTCATTGGTAGACATGTCTACGGTTTTTATGAATTATCAAATGCCAATTTTGACTACATTAGCAGGAATTTCAGACTGTTAAGAATCCTAGAGTTAGAGGGTATATCATGTGGCAGAATTCCAAGCACAATTGGTGATCTGATACATTTGAGTTACTTGGGATTGAAGGAGACTAACATACAAGTGCTTCCATCAACATTAGGTTCTCTGTGTAACCTGCAAACTCTTGATATTGCAAGAAATCTTCACCTTAGGATAGTTCCTAATGTCATTTGGAACATGAGAAATTTGCGACACCTTTACATGTGTGGGCAATCTGGCGGGTTCCTGAGAATCGACAACCTTAAGCATTTGCAGACTCTGTCAGGGATTGATGTCAGCAGATGGAAACAGAACAACTCTGCACATCTAACTAGTCTTCGAAAATTGAAGATGAGAGGAAACTTGAGCTTAGACACAATTGCAATTTTTGATTCCATTTCAGCCCTTTTGCAACTTCGATCCCTCTACCTGCGAGCTGAAGGTGCTGAGTTTCCTACACTTAGTCAACTTGGCTCTCTTCACTCTCTTGTCAAGTTGCATTTGAAAGGAGGGATAACACGGTTGCCCAGTCTGCAAGAGTTTCCACCGAATCTCTCCCAGTTAACATTAGAATACACCCATCTTGAGCAAGTATCCATAGAGGTTCTAGAGAAGCTTCCAAAGTTATCGATTTTTAGATTAAAAGCGAAGTCTTACAGCAAAGAAGAACTGGGAATCTCTGCCAATGGGTTTCCTCAGTTAGAGTTCCTAGAGTTCAACAGCTTGGAATCCCTAACAGAATTGAAAATAGAAGCAAGTGCATTGCCAAGGCTTGAAATATTTCAAATTGTCAATTGCAAGGAGCTAAGAATGCTCCCTGAAGAGATGAAACTCATGACTAGTCTCCATGAATTGGTTGTTCAAGATATGCCAAGATTCTTTGTACGTAGACTTCAAGGCGTAGATCTTCAGAAAGTCCAGCATATTCCTTTGATTAGATATATGTGA
- the LOC18097070 gene encoding stellacyanin, which translates to MGKLVLVFSLVVLGLAVTCKAATYMVGDNSGWDISTDIDTWAQDKTFAVGDVLMFQYSSSHSVDEVKKEDFDSCNTTNVLRTFTTGNTTVSLTNPGTRYFVCGNKLHCLGGMKLQVNVASNQADSPTGAPQTHPGGNISQPSSKSNNPASVIPTSAGSVYGGRDSIVMAFLGFMATLSWAVQV; encoded by the exons ATGGGTAAGCTGGTTTTGGTCTTTTCTCTTGTTGTTCTTGGCCTAGCAGTGACATGCAAGGCAGCAACTTACATGGTAGGTGATAATTCAGGCTGGGACATAAGCACTGACATTGATACGTGGGCACAGGACAAGACATTTGCTGTTGGGGACGTTCTAA TGTTTCAATACTCTTCATCCCACAGTGTTGATGAGGTAAAGAAAGAAGATTTCGACAGCTGCAACACGACCAATGTTCTAAGAACATTCACTACTGGGAACACAACTGTGTCATTGACAAACCCTGGAACGAGGTACTTCGTTTGTGGCAACAAGTTACATTGTCTAGGAGGAATGAAGCTTCAGGTAAATGTAGCAAGCAATCAAGCAGATTCACCGACCGGCGCGCCACAAACACATCCAGGGGGTAATATTTCACAACCTTCTTCTAAGAGCAACAACCCGGCCTCTGTTATTCCAACTTCAGCAGGGTCTGTCTATGGCGGAAGGGATTCTATTGTAATGGCTTTTCTTGGTTTTATGGCTACTTTGTCATGGGCAGTGCAAGTTTGA
- the LOC7497536 gene encoding probable LRR receptor-like serine/threonine-protein kinase At3g47570 isoform X2: MDFGEFAGSIPRTIGNCTLIEEINFSENNLTGVLPPELGGLTNLKTLRMDDNALIDNVPSALFNISAIEVIGMYANLLSGSLPPTMGLFMPNLRELRLGGNELEGTIPSSISNASTLAVVDLSNNSFTGLIPGTIGNLRQLQVLNVANNHLTSEFSTPQLSILSALENCKNLRRIYLSVNPLNTTLPISFGNLSSSLEQFWADDCNLKGNIPNTIGNLSSLIALSLANNELASVVPTATERLTNLQLLDLQGNQLEGNITDNLCHSDSLFDLSLGGNKLSGSIPECLGNLTTLRHLNLSSNNFTSTIPLSLGNLAGILVLNLSSNFLSGSLPLVFRQLMVAEEIDLSRNQLSGQIPNNTWDLKNLAYLSLATNRLQGPIPGSLSFAVSLEFLDLSHNSLSGLIPKSLETLLHLKYFNVSFNGLEGEIPSEGPFRNFSAQSYMMNNGLCGAPRLQVAPCKIGHRGSAKNLMFFIKLILSITLVVLALYTILFLRCPKRNMPSSTNIITYGRYTCRELRLATDGFDEGNVIGSGNFGTVYKGTLSDGKVVAIKVFDVEDERSLSSFDVEYEVMCNASHPNLITIFCSLNGINFKALVMEYMVNGSLEKWLHTHNYHLDILQRLDVMIDTAAAIKHLHYDCLRTIIHCDLKPSNILLDEDMIARVSDYSISMILDPDEQGSAKQSKFLCTIGYVAPECGLYGTVSEKSDVYSFGILLMETFTGKKPTDEMFYREMSLKNWVEESLVQNHIARVIDPCLMENEEEYFDAKITCLSLIMRLAQLCCSESPAHRLNMKQVVDMLKDIKQSFVASISGDIHGKFILEILRTDRIRNNMEKFAKWRRESVLDA, translated from the exons ATGGATTTTGGTGAATTTGCAGGAAGCATTCCAAGAACTATCGGGAACTGTACATTGATTGAGGAGATAAATTTCAGTGAAAACAACTTGACAG GTGTATTACCACCTGAACTGGGTGGCCTTACCAACCTGAAAACATTGAGAATGGACGACAATGCTTTAATTGACAATGTTCCATCCGCGCTCTTCAATATATCGGCAATTGAAGTTATTGGGATGTATGCAAATTTGCTTTCAGGGAGTCTTCCTCCAACCATGGGCCTTTTCATGCCGAACCTAAGGGAGCTTCGTCTAGGGGGAAATGAACTCGAGGGAACAATTCCTAGCTCCATCTCTAATGCATCTACTCTCGCTGTCGTGGACTTATCCAACAATTCATTTACTGGTCTTATTCCTGGGACAATTGGTAACCTGAGACAACTTCAAGTGCTCAATGTAGCCAACAATCATTTGACGAGCGAGTTTTCTACACCACAGTTAAGTATTCTCTCTGCATTGGAAAATTGCAAGAATCTGAGAAGGATATATTTGTCAGTCAATCCCCTCAATACCACCCTTCCAATTTCCTTTGGAAATCTCTCTTCCTCACTTGAACAGTTTTGGGCAGACGATTGCAACCTTAAGGGCAACATTCCTAATACAATCGGCAATTTAAGCAGCCTGATAGCTTTGAGCTTGGCAAACAACGAACTGGCCAGTGTAGTTCCAACTGCAACTGAAAGATTGACAAATCTCCAACTTTTGGATCTCCAAGGTAATCAACTAGAGGGAAATATCACAGATAACCTTTGCCACTCGGACAGCTTGTTTGACTTATCCTTGGGTGGTAATAAGCTTTCCGGATCTATCCCTGAATGCTTGGGTAATCTGACAACTTTAAGACATCTCAACTTAAGCTCCAATAACTTCACTTCCACAATACCCTTGTCCTTGGGGAACCTTGCAGGTATTTTGGTTCTCAACCTGTCGTCAAACTTTCTCAGCGGGTCTCTCCCGTTAGTATTCAGACAACTGATGGTCGCGGAAGAAATTGATTTGTCAAGGAATCAGTTATCAGGTCAAATTCCAAACAACACATGGGACCTTAAGAATCTAGCTTATCTCTCCTTGGCTACAAATAGATTGCAAGGTCCTATTCCTGGGTCACTTAGTTTTGCAGTAAGCTTGGAGTTCTTGGATCTCTCTCATAACAGTCTTTCTGGACTTATTCCCAAGTCCTTAGAGACACTCTTGcatctcaaatattttaatgtgtcTTTCAATGGACTAGAGGGAGAAATTCCTAGTGAGGGACCTTTCAGAAACTTCTCAGCTCAGTCATACATGATGAACAATGGACTTTGCGGCGCACCACGCCTACAAGTTGCACCTTGCAAAATTGGTCACAGGGGATCAGCCAAAAACCTTATGttctttataaaattgattttgtcaATAACACTAGTTGTGTTGGCATTATACACAATCCTATTCTTAAGATGTCCGAAAAGGAACATGCCCTCAAGCACAAACATAATTACTTATGGAAGATATACATGCCGAGAACTTCGGCTTGCAACAGATGGGTTTGATGAAGGCAACGTAATTGGCTCTGGGAACTTCGGTACAGTATACAAAGGGACGCTAAGTGATGGAAAGGTAGTTGCCATAAAGGTTTTCGATGTGGAAGATGAAAGAAGTTTGAGTAGTTTCGATGTCGAGTATGAAGTGATGTGTAATGCCAGTCATCCGAATCTTATCACCATTTTCTGCAGCTTGAATGGTATTAATTTTAAAGCCTTGGTGATGGAGTACATGGTTAATGGCAGCCTTGAAAAGTGGCTTCATACTCACAATTACCACTTGGATATCCTACAAAGACTAGACGTGATGATCGACACTGCAGCAGCAATCAAACACCTCCATTACGATTGTTTGAGGACTATTATTCACTGTGATTTAAAGCCAAGCAACATCCTACTAGACGAAGACATGATCGCACGCGTTAGTGATTATAGCATTTCCATGATTCTAGATCCAGATGAACAGGGTTCTGCTAAACAAAGCAAGTTTTTGTGCACAATTGGTTATGTGGCACCAG AATGTGGACTGTATGGAACTGTTTCTGAAAAATCTGATGTCTATAGTTTTGGCATCTTGCTTATGGAAACTTTCACGGGAAAGAAGCCGACGGATGAAATGTTTTATCGAGAAATGAGCTTGAAGAATTGGGTGGAGGAGTCATTGGTACAAAATCACATAGCCAGAGTAATCGATCCATGTTTGATGGAGAATGAGGAAGaatattttgatgcaaaaaTTACATGTTTGTCGCTCATTATGAGATTGGCTCAATTGTGCTGTTCAGAGTCACCTGCTCACAGGTTAAATATGAAACAAGTTGTCGACATGCTCAAAGACATCAAACAATCCTTCGTTGCGAGCATTTCCGGAGATATTCATGGGAAATTCATCTTGGAGATCCTGAGAACAGATCGCATCAGAAATAACATGGAGAAGTTTGCTAAATGGAGGAGGGAAAGCGTGTTGGACGCGTAA
- the LOC7497536 gene encoding probable LRR receptor-like serine/threonine-protein kinase At3g47570 isoform X1, with translation MKGTCFLEFISVFSLLACVGMVLTNNSTDQTSLLALKDKIVNDSHNVLANNWSTTASVCSWIGVTCGAPRDRVSGLNLSHMSLSGYIPSEIGNLSFLAFLSIRNNTFHGSLPNELAHLLHLEYLDFGFNSFTGDIPPSLGSLPKLKSLLLEANFFLGNLPLSLWNISSLQTINISYNQLHGFMPSSIFSRSSLYTIDLSFNHLSGEIPADIFNHLPELRGIYFSRNRLSGSIPRTIGNCTLIEEINFSENNLTGVLPPELGGLTNLKTLRMDDNALIDNVPSALFNISAIEVIGMYANLLSGSLPPTMGLFMPNLRELRLGGNELEGTIPSSISNASTLAVVDLSNNSFTGLIPGTIGNLRQLQVLNVANNHLTSEFSTPQLSILSALENCKNLRRIYLSVNPLNTTLPISFGNLSSSLEQFWADDCNLKGNIPNTIGNLSSLIALSLANNELASVVPTATERLTNLQLLDLQGNQLEGNITDNLCHSDSLFDLSLGGNKLSGSIPECLGNLTTLRHLNLSSNNFTSTIPLSLGNLAGILVLNLSSNFLSGSLPLVFRQLMVAEEIDLSRNQLSGQIPNNTWDLKNLAYLSLATNRLQGPIPGSLSFAVSLEFLDLSHNSLSGLIPKSLETLLHLKYFNVSFNGLEGEIPSEGPFRNFSAQSYMMNNGLCGAPRLQVAPCKIGHRGSAKNLMFFIKLILSITLVVLALYTILFLRCPKRNMPSSTNIITYGRYTCRELRLATDGFDEGNVIGSGNFGTVYKGTLSDGKVVAIKVFDVEDERSLSSFDVEYEVMCNASHPNLITIFCSLNGINFKALVMEYMVNGSLEKWLHTHNYHLDILQRLDVMIDTAAAIKHLHYDCLRTIIHCDLKPSNILLDEDMIARVSDYSISMILDPDEQGSAKQSKFLCTIGYVAPECGLYGTVSEKSDVYSFGILLMETFTGKKPTDEMFYREMSLKNWVEESLVQNHIARVIDPCLMENEEEYFDAKITCLSLIMRLAQLCCSESPAHRLNMKQVVDMLKDIKQSFVASISGDIHGKFILEILRTDRIRNNMEKFAKWRRESVLDA, from the exons ATGAAGGGTACTTGCTTTCTTGAGTTCATCTCAGTCTTTTCGCTGCTGGCTTGCGTAGGAATGGTACTCACCAATAATTCCACCGATCAGACTTCTCTTCTAgccttgaaagataaaattgttaaTGATTCTCATAACGTCTTGGCAAACAATTGGTCCACCACTGCCTCAGTATGCAGCTGGATTGGTGTCACTTGTGGTGCTCCGCGCGACCGAGTGAGTGGCTTGAATCTTTCTCACATGAGTCTTTCTGGCTACATCCCCTCAGAGATTGGAAACCTTTCATTCCTTGCTTTCCTATCCATTAGAAACAACACTTTCCATGGATCCCTGCCTAATGAGTTAGCTCACTTGCTTCACCTGGAGTATCTTGACTTTGGATTCAACTCATTCACCGGAGACATTCCTCCAAGCTTAGGTTCCTTGCCTAAACTCAAAAGCTTGCTGCTAGAAGCCAACTTTTTCTTAGGCAATTTACCATTATCATTATGGAATATATCCTCATTGCAAACAATCAATATCAGTTACAACCAGCTTCATGGTTTCATGCCCTCCAGCATCTTCAGCAGGTCTTCACTGTATACAATTGATCTAAGTTTCAATCACCTATCGGGTGAAATCCCAGCGGATATTTTCAATCATCTCCCCGAATTACGAGGGATCTATTTCTCCAGGAATCGACTCAGTG GAAGCATTCCAAGAACTATCGGGAACTGTACATTGATTGAGGAGATAAATTTCAGTGAAAACAACTTGACAG GTGTATTACCACCTGAACTGGGTGGCCTTACCAACCTGAAAACATTGAGAATGGACGACAATGCTTTAATTGACAATGTTCCATCCGCGCTCTTCAATATATCGGCAATTGAAGTTATTGGGATGTATGCAAATTTGCTTTCAGGGAGTCTTCCTCCAACCATGGGCCTTTTCATGCCGAACCTAAGGGAGCTTCGTCTAGGGGGAAATGAACTCGAGGGAACAATTCCTAGCTCCATCTCTAATGCATCTACTCTCGCTGTCGTGGACTTATCCAACAATTCATTTACTGGTCTTATTCCTGGGACAATTGGTAACCTGAGACAACTTCAAGTGCTCAATGTAGCCAACAATCATTTGACGAGCGAGTTTTCTACACCACAGTTAAGTATTCTCTCTGCATTGGAAAATTGCAAGAATCTGAGAAGGATATATTTGTCAGTCAATCCCCTCAATACCACCCTTCCAATTTCCTTTGGAAATCTCTCTTCCTCACTTGAACAGTTTTGGGCAGACGATTGCAACCTTAAGGGCAACATTCCTAATACAATCGGCAATTTAAGCAGCCTGATAGCTTTGAGCTTGGCAAACAACGAACTGGCCAGTGTAGTTCCAACTGCAACTGAAAGATTGACAAATCTCCAACTTTTGGATCTCCAAGGTAATCAACTAGAGGGAAATATCACAGATAACCTTTGCCACTCGGACAGCTTGTTTGACTTATCCTTGGGTGGTAATAAGCTTTCCGGATCTATCCCTGAATGCTTGGGTAATCTGACAACTTTAAGACATCTCAACTTAAGCTCCAATAACTTCACTTCCACAATACCCTTGTCCTTGGGGAACCTTGCAGGTATTTTGGTTCTCAACCTGTCGTCAAACTTTCTCAGCGGGTCTCTCCCGTTAGTATTCAGACAACTGATGGTCGCGGAAGAAATTGATTTGTCAAGGAATCAGTTATCAGGTCAAATTCCAAACAACACATGGGACCTTAAGAATCTAGCTTATCTCTCCTTGGCTACAAATAGATTGCAAGGTCCTATTCCTGGGTCACTTAGTTTTGCAGTAAGCTTGGAGTTCTTGGATCTCTCTCATAACAGTCTTTCTGGACTTATTCCCAAGTCCTTAGAGACACTCTTGcatctcaaatattttaatgtgtcTTTCAATGGACTAGAGGGAGAAATTCCTAGTGAGGGACCTTTCAGAAACTTCTCAGCTCAGTCATACATGATGAACAATGGACTTTGCGGCGCACCACGCCTACAAGTTGCACCTTGCAAAATTGGTCACAGGGGATCAGCCAAAAACCTTATGttctttataaaattgattttgtcaATAACACTAGTTGTGTTGGCATTATACACAATCCTATTCTTAAGATGTCCGAAAAGGAACATGCCCTCAAGCACAAACATAATTACTTATGGAAGATATACATGCCGAGAACTTCGGCTTGCAACAGATGGGTTTGATGAAGGCAACGTAATTGGCTCTGGGAACTTCGGTACAGTATACAAAGGGACGCTAAGTGATGGAAAGGTAGTTGCCATAAAGGTTTTCGATGTGGAAGATGAAAGAAGTTTGAGTAGTTTCGATGTCGAGTATGAAGTGATGTGTAATGCCAGTCATCCGAATCTTATCACCATTTTCTGCAGCTTGAATGGTATTAATTTTAAAGCCTTGGTGATGGAGTACATGGTTAATGGCAGCCTTGAAAAGTGGCTTCATACTCACAATTACCACTTGGATATCCTACAAAGACTAGACGTGATGATCGACACTGCAGCAGCAATCAAACACCTCCATTACGATTGTTTGAGGACTATTATTCACTGTGATTTAAAGCCAAGCAACATCCTACTAGACGAAGACATGATCGCACGCGTTAGTGATTATAGCATTTCCATGATTCTAGATCCAGATGAACAGGGTTCTGCTAAACAAAGCAAGTTTTTGTGCACAATTGGTTATGTGGCACCAG AATGTGGACTGTATGGAACTGTTTCTGAAAAATCTGATGTCTATAGTTTTGGCATCTTGCTTATGGAAACTTTCACGGGAAAGAAGCCGACGGATGAAATGTTTTATCGAGAAATGAGCTTGAAGAATTGGGTGGAGGAGTCATTGGTACAAAATCACATAGCCAGAGTAATCGATCCATGTTTGATGGAGAATGAGGAAGaatattttgatgcaaaaaTTACATGTTTGTCGCTCATTATGAGATTGGCTCAATTGTGCTGTTCAGAGTCACCTGCTCACAGGTTAAATATGAAACAAGTTGTCGACATGCTCAAAGACATCAAACAATCCTTCGTTGCGAGCATTTCCGGAGATATTCATGGGAAATTCATCTTGGAGATCCTGAGAACAGATCGCATCAGAAATAACATGGAGAAGTTTGCTAAATGGAGGAGGGAAAGCGTGTTGGACGCGTAA